In one Pseudoclavibacter sp. Marseille-Q3772 genomic region, the following are encoded:
- the amrA gene encoding AmmeMemoRadiSam system protein A: protein MTARDNALGSALLAIAREAIATAIGAHVSDRPSIDAAVSERLEAPGATFVTLTMNDRLRGCIGSLVAHRPLGEDVAKNAVAAATADPRFMPLAATELASVSLSVSLLTAPQALDYDGSEAGAIAAMRPGIDGIVLRQGNKRATFLPQVWEELADPAEFLRHLRAKAGIDTVSWPEGVTLERYEVRKWADK from the coding sequence ATGACCGCACGCGATAACGCTCTCGGCAGCGCCCTGCTCGCCATCGCTCGCGAGGCAATCGCGACCGCTATCGGCGCCCATGTGAGTGATCGTCCGAGCATTGATGCAGCGGTGTCCGAACGGCTCGAAGCGCCTGGCGCGACGTTCGTGACGCTGACGATGAATGACCGGCTACGTGGCTGCATCGGTTCGTTGGTTGCCCATCGTCCCCTCGGTGAGGATGTTGCCAAGAACGCTGTTGCTGCTGCCACCGCCGACCCCCGATTTATGCCGCTTGCTGCCACCGAGCTTGCTTCGGTATCGCTCTCAGTGTCGCTGCTCACCGCACCACAAGCCCTGGACTATGACGGTTCCGAAGCCGGCGCCATTGCGGCCATGCGCCCAGGCATCGACGGGATCGTGCTGCGGCAGGGGAACAAGCGAGCGACATTCTTACCCCAGGTGTGGGAGGAACTTGCCGACCCTGCCGAGTTCCTGCGGCATCTGCGCGCAAAAGCCGGGATCGATACCGTCAGCTGGCCGGAGGGCGTCACGCTGGAGCGATACGAGGTTCGCAAGTGGGCGGACAAGTAG
- the amrS gene encoding AmmeMemoRadiSam system radical SAM enzyme — MGGQVAKWWHATDDGRIQCDVCPRECRLRDGQRGFCFVRMREGDSLYLDTYGRSSGFVIDPIEKKPLNHFYPGTSVLSFGTAGCNLSCKFCQNWDISTSRKYDTLADAASPGAIAASAAAQGAESIAFTYNDPTIFAEYAIDCAIAARETGVHPVAVSAGWINPEPRRALYSQMDAANIDLKGFTDEFYRRVTGAALTDVLDTIADVYHNTECWVELTTLLIPGKNDSDQEIRSMSEWIVRELGPSVPHHFSAFHPDHKMRDIPRTPAATLSRARRIAMDAGERYVYTGNVHDTVGGTTYCHHCGASLVVRDWFNVLEYRLDERGGCRNCGAILPGRFAEHPGGSSIKRRRIRIEPA; from the coding sequence GTGGGCGGACAAGTAGCGAAGTGGTGGCACGCCACCGACGACGGGCGCATCCAATGTGATGTTTGCCCGCGCGAATGTCGTTTGCGTGACGGTCAGCGCGGATTCTGTTTCGTGCGGATGCGGGAGGGAGATTCGCTCTATCTCGACACCTACGGTCGCTCCAGCGGGTTTGTCATCGACCCGATCGAGAAGAAACCGCTCAACCATTTCTATCCGGGTACCTCGGTGCTTTCGTTCGGGACGGCGGGATGCAATCTGTCCTGCAAGTTTTGCCAGAACTGGGATATCTCCACCTCACGCAAGTACGACACGCTTGCCGATGCCGCAAGCCCGGGCGCCATCGCCGCATCCGCTGCCGCCCAGGGCGCGGAATCAATCGCCTTTACCTATAACGACCCGACAATTTTTGCCGAGTACGCCATCGACTGCGCGATCGCCGCGCGCGAAACCGGCGTACATCCGGTCGCCGTCTCCGCCGGCTGGATCAACCCGGAGCCCCGCCGCGCGCTCTACTCGCAGATGGATGCGGCCAATATCGATCTCAAAGGCTTCACCGACGAATTTTATCGGCGGGTCACTGGCGCGGCACTCACCGATGTACTCGACACGATCGCCGATGTGTATCACAACACCGAATGCTGGGTTGAGCTGACGACACTACTCATTCCCGGCAAGAACGACAGCGATCAAGAGATCCGATCGATGAGCGAATGGATCGTGCGCGAACTCGGGCCGAGTGTTCCGCATCACTTCAGTGCATTTCATCCCGACCACAAAATGCGCGACATCCCGAGAACGCCCGCGGCCACCCTCAGCAGGGCACGTCGCATCGCCATGGACGCCGGCGAGCGGTATGTCTATACCGGAAACGTGCACGACACGGTCGGTGGCACAACGTACTGTCATCACTGTGGCGCATCGCTCGTGGTGCGCGACTGGTTCAACGTATTGGAATACCGCCTGGATGAACGCGGCGGGTGCCGTAATTGCGGCGCGATCCTGCCGGGTCGCTTCGCGGAACATCCAGGCGGCAGTTCCATCAAGCGCAGACGCATCCGGATTGAACCGGCATAG
- the amrB gene encoding AmmeMemoRadiSam system protein B, producing MCVRPAAVAGTFYPADANELTAEVDALLDSAASVARATPAHPVAVIAPHAGHRFSGRCAAAAYTLFDPQRVRRIVLTGPTHRVGIGAAALSGDDWFETPLGRVRVDAELQEIALDHPAVVVAPPVHAQEHSLEVHLPFLQRRFPTASVLPVAVGDVPPAEVASLLDTLMVDDETVCITSSDLSHFETAEQAARHDRETIDRILALDSTLTGHDACGVRPVNGLLEFAKQRALSAREVAYYHSGDTPWGGRDRVVGYTSIAFEPTSTNE from the coding sequence ATGTGTGTTCGACCAGCTGCTGTAGCCGGCACGTTCTACCCGGCTGATGCGAATGAGCTCACAGCCGAAGTGGATGCGCTCTTGGACAGCGCCGCCTCGGTGGCACGCGCTACACCTGCGCATCCGGTTGCCGTCATCGCCCCGCATGCCGGTCACCGTTTTTCTGGCCGATGCGCCGCCGCTGCATACACGCTGTTTGATCCGCAGCGAGTTCGGCGAATCGTGCTCACTGGCCCAACCCATCGTGTCGGTATCGGTGCGGCAGCGCTCAGCGGTGACGATTGGTTTGAAACGCCGCTTGGCCGAGTGCGGGTGGATGCCGAGTTGCAGGAGATCGCGCTGGATCACCCGGCCGTTGTGGTCGCTCCGCCGGTGCACGCGCAGGAACACTCCCTCGAAGTTCACCTCCCGTTTCTACAGCGACGCTTCCCCACCGCATCCGTACTGCCGGTCGCTGTCGGTGATGTGCCACCTGCCGAAGTCGCTTCCCTGCTGGACACCCTGATGGTCGATGACGAGACCGTGTGCATTACCTCGAGCGATCTTTCCCATTTTGAAACTGCCGAGCAGGCAGCGCGACATGACCGCGAGACGATTGATCGCATCCTTGCCCTTGACTCCACTCTGACAGGACACGACGCCTGCGGTGTTCGACCGGTCAATGGGCTCCTCGAGTTCGCGAAACAGCGCGCGCTCAGCGCCCGCGAGGTCGCCTACTACCACTCCGGCGACACTCCGTGGGGCGGGCGCGACCGGGTCGTCGGGTACACCAGCATCGCATTCGAACCGACAAGTACGAACGAGTGA
- a CDS encoding patatin family protein, which yields MSSENSVAPLPTNVHDTALIFEGGGMRAAYTSAVCTMLINTGVWFDWVGGISAGSSCTANYLSRDAHRAKKSFVDFAADPNFGSWRTWLEGKGRFSAEYIYEQTAAPGQALPYDWETFQASPTEFAIGAFAMRTGRMQYWSRKDIHELRDLLVRVRASSTLPILMPPVTIGDEVYVDGALGPTGGFALDAAKRAGYERFFVVMTRPRDYYKPQARVSAMYRRLFRRYPAVINGILQRPARYNSTREELFDLERQGRAYLFCPENLSISNSETNVRKLREQYRLGEIQTRHEQDAMMRFLFG from the coding sequence GTGTCCAGCGAAAACTCTGTTGCTCCGCTACCGACGAATGTTCACGACACCGCCCTGATTTTTGAGGGTGGCGGGATGCGCGCTGCCTATACCTCGGCAGTGTGCACAATGCTGATCAATACCGGGGTGTGGTTCGACTGGGTCGGTGGGATCTCTGCGGGTTCGAGCTGTACCGCAAACTACCTGTCTCGGGATGCGCACCGCGCGAAGAAGTCGTTTGTGGATTTTGCGGCAGACCCGAACTTTGGTTCGTGGCGCACCTGGCTTGAGGGCAAGGGTCGGTTCTCCGCGGAATATATCTATGAGCAAACCGCCGCTCCGGGGCAGGCGCTCCCCTATGACTGGGAGACGTTTCAGGCGAGCCCAACTGAGTTCGCCATCGGTGCGTTTGCTATGCGCACGGGCAGGATGCAGTACTGGTCACGCAAAGACATCCACGAACTACGGGATCTGCTGGTGCGCGTGCGCGCATCCTCAACCCTACCCATCCTGATGCCGCCGGTGACGATTGGTGACGAAGTCTATGTCGATGGGGCCCTCGGGCCAACCGGTGGATTCGCGCTGGATGCGGCCAAGCGCGCCGGCTACGAACGGTTCTTTGTGGTGATGACCAGACCGCGCGACTACTACAAACCCCAGGCACGGGTCTCAGCCATGTATCGACGATTGTTTCGCCGCTACCCCGCGGTGATTAATGGGATTTTGCAGCGCCCCGCTCGATACAACAGCACCCGCGAGGAGTTGTTCGACTTGGAGCGGCAGGGTCGCGCCTATCTGTTCTGCCCAGAGAACCTGTCGATTTCGAATAGCGAAACCAATGTGCGCAAACTGCGTGAGCAGTATCGGCTCGGGGAGATTCAGACACGTCACGAGCAGGATGCGATGATGCGGTTCCTATTCGGGTAG